In Solobacterium moorei, a single genomic region encodes these proteins:
- a CDS encoding S1C family serine protease — protein MSDNLNETNNEINESNQSETVENKTETVEEQHTEATQQAANVDAKESSEQAKVETVNHTVITTPTKKQNIFGSKVIATVGKGALAVLCGFGGAWLYSAQIGNTGKTVVYQTTESGSSKTTSVSNEKDGSGLTVAEAAAKAAPSTVEIQTEITQQSYGMFGGTYTTNAAGSGVIISKDGYIVTNNHVIDGAQKITVKTSDGTEYDAKLVGTDAKSDIAVLKVDANDLTPATLGDSSKISVGDTAIAIGNPLGTLGGTVTDGIISATSRELVVNNESMKLIQTNATINSGNSGGGLFDGNGNLIGIVQSKDSGKSSSGATIEGIGFAIPVNDAMEVAEQLIKNGKVTDRATLGVYLQTLTTQQGNYTPGVYVTNVIDGSGAQAAGLKAYDKIVGADGKEVSSYPDLSTILKTKKPGDTIDLTIDRGGNQIQVTVTLTGTLDTAQSQNNNQQTLPNQGEQNNNK, from the coding sequence ATGTCAGATAACTTAAATGAAACAAACAACGAAATTAATGAATCAAATCAATCTGAAACAGTTGAAAACAAAACAGAAACTGTTGAAGAACAACATACAGAAGCCACTCAACAAGCAGCTAATGTAGATGCTAAAGAATCTAGCGAACAAGCAAAAGTAGAAACAGTTAACCATACTGTTATAACAACACCAACCAAAAAGCAGAATATATTCGGTTCAAAAGTCATTGCGACTGTCGGTAAAGGTGCACTCGCAGTACTGTGTGGATTTGGTGGTGCTTGGCTATATTCAGCACAAATTGGAAATACTGGTAAAACAGTGGTTTATCAAACAACAGAATCCGGTAGCAGTAAAACAACTTCCGTTTCTAACGAAAAAGATGGCTCCGGTTTAACAGTTGCAGAAGCTGCCGCAAAAGCAGCCCCTTCTACAGTAGAAATTCAAACAGAAATCACACAACAATCATACGGCATGTTCGGTGGAACATACACAACAAACGCTGCTGGTTCTGGTGTCATCATCAGTAAAGATGGTTATATCGTTACAAACAACCACGTAATTGACGGTGCCCAAAAGATTACAGTCAAGACTAGTGATGGAACAGAGTATGACGCAAAACTTGTTGGTACAGATGCGAAGAGTGATATTGCAGTATTAAAGGTTGACGCAAATGACCTAACACCTGCTACACTTGGTGATTCATCCAAGATTTCTGTAGGTGATACGGCCATCGCAATTGGTAACCCATTAGGTACACTTGGTGGAACTGTTACAGATGGTATCATTTCCGCAACATCTCGTGAACTTGTTGTTAACAACGAATCTATGAAGCTTATCCAAACAAATGCTACAATCAACTCTGGTAACTCAGGTGGTGGATTATTTGATGGTAACGGTAATTTGATTGGTATCGTACAATCTAAAGACTCTGGTAAATCTTCATCTGGTGCAACAATCGAAGGTATCGGCTTTGCAATCCCAGTAAATGACGCAATGGAGGTTGCAGAACAGTTAATTAAGAATGGTAAAGTTACAGACCGTGCAACATTGGGTGTTTACTTACAGACTCTTACAACTCAACAAGGTAACTACACTCCAGGTGTATATGTTACAAATGTTATCGATGGTAGTGGTGCACAAGCTGCTGGCTTAAAGGCTTATGATAAGATTGTAGGTGCAGATGGCAAGGAAGTTTCAAGCTATCCAGATTTATCCACAATTCTAAAGACAAAGAAACCTGGTGATACAATTGATTTAACAATTGATAGAGGTGGTAACCAGATTCAAGTGACAGTTACTCTTACAGGCACATTAGATACAGCACAATCCCAAAATAACAACCAACAAACTCTCCCTAACCAAGGCGAGCAAAACAACAATAAATAA
- a CDS encoding holin: MKDKQYWVKWGKAACRRALKTAAQTFVATIGTTATIGAVDWKLVCSTSALAAILSIGTSLAGLPEVEPNDATEEDLK; this comes from the coding sequence ATGAAAGACAAACAATATTGGGTAAAATGGGGAAAGGCAGCATGCAGACGTGCTCTGAAAACAGCAGCACAGACATTTGTCGCAACGATTGGAACAACAGCAACAATCGGAGCGGTTGATTGGAAACTAGTATGTTCTACATCTGCGCTAGCTGCAATTTTATCAATTGGTACTTCTCTAGCTGGTCTACCAGAAGTAGAACCTAACGATGCTACTGAAGAAGATTTGAAGTAA
- a CDS encoding LysM peptidoglycan-binding domain-containing protein: MRIYNVPDVSEHQPNFDFTPYAGGYAILRAGVASREDYSFRRHVAECQRLGITIGVYFYSYALNTAQAIEEAQRFLSIIDGVDIGLGVWLDMEDADYYKVNSGVAITHDNIAPMSRAFCDVIASAGYYTGIYTSLSWLGYLAPECDPYDKWVAAWGNNDGSHTVDTSAYGTIQQYTSNYGTLDENVIFVDPSIYRTGATADRPDNYAPAPSVIAPEAPDVYIVQSGDTLSGIAARYGTTWQELAAINRLNDPNMIFPGQQIVIRGSANASNFGGGEEYYTIQPGDNLSSIAARYGTTWQWLAEVNGISEPNLIYPGNTIRVR; the protein is encoded by the coding sequence ATGAGAATTTATAACGTACCTGATGTTAGCGAACATCAACCAAATTTTGACTTCACACCATATGCCGGCGGATATGCAATTCTGCGCGCTGGCGTGGCAAGTCGAGAAGACTATTCATTCCGCAGACACGTCGCGGAGTGTCAAAGATTAGGAATTACAATCGGCGTGTACTTCTATTCCTATGCATTAAATACAGCACAGGCAATCGAAGAAGCACAGCGCTTCTTATCCATCATTGATGGCGTTGATATTGGGCTTGGTGTATGGCTAGACATGGAAGATGCTGACTATTACAAAGTAAATAGCGGGGTTGCTATCACGCATGACAATATTGCTCCAATGTCACGTGCATTCTGCGACGTAATTGCTTCTGCTGGATACTACACCGGAATTTATACATCGCTATCTTGGCTTGGATACCTTGCACCTGAATGTGATCCATATGATAAGTGGGTAGCGGCTTGGGGAAACAATGATGGAAGTCATACGGTAGACACTTCCGCATACGGAACAATCCAACAGTACACTTCTAATTATGGAACACTAGACGAAAATGTTATCTTCGTTGATCCATCAATCTATCGTACTGGTGCAACAGCAGATAGACCGGATAACTATGCTCCGGCACCATCTGTTATTGCTCCTGAAGCACCGGACGTATATATCGTACAATCTGGTGATACACTGTCCGGAATTGCGGCGAGATACGGTACGACTTGGCAGGAACTTGCGGCAATCAATCGTTTAAATGATCCTAATATGATTTTCCCAGGACAACAGATTGTAATTAGAGGTTCTGCTAATGCAAGTAATTTCGGCGGTGGTGAAGAGTATTACACGATCCAACCAGGCGACAATCTATCATCAATTGCGGCGAGATACGGTACAACGTGGCAGTGGTTAGCGGAGGTGAATGGTATTAGTGAACCTAATCTGATTTATCCTGGCAACACAATTCGTGTCAGATAG
- a CDS encoding carbohydrate-binding protein — protein sequence MLIDGLKFTEIPSGNKSVVTFQRKVFENLKPLIDSFEVGVIHEISFDDENITHKMYTEPMTFSKSDDGYTISFILSDVPQKDIDAKNFNDVKPLVNDCLQTASVEVVKKYISFLNVWAAGTRYKKGQRVSYKNVPYSVILDVTAEEAKTPDVSEKLYENMLKKKQEIKPWNEKTTYSKGDLVIARGIVFISNINNNKGNEPGFGSTWDYYKEK from the coding sequence ATGCTTATAGATGGTTTAAAATTTACTGAAATCCCAAGTGGCAATAAAAGCGTTGTTACATTTCAACGTAAGGTGTTTGAAAACCTAAAGCCACTAATTGATAGTTTTGAAGTTGGTGTTATACATGAAATAAGTTTTGACGATGAAAACATCACACATAAAATGTACACAGAGCCTATGACGTTTTCTAAAAGCGATGATGGATATACAATCTCATTCATCTTATCTGATGTACCACAAAAAGACATTGATGCTAAAAACTTTAATGATGTGAAGCCATTAGTCAATGATTGCTTACAGACGGCAAGCGTTGAAGTTGTAAAGAAGTACATATCATTTCTGAATGTTTGGGCAGCTGGAACACGGTACAAAAAAGGGCAAAGGGTATCTTATAAAAACGTGCCGTATAGCGTTATATTAGACGTTACAGCAGAGGAAGCGAAAACGCCTGATGTATCAGAAAAACTGTACGAAAACATGCTGAAGAAAAAGCAAGAAATAAAGCCTTGGAATGAGAAAACAACCTATTCAAAAGGTGACTTAGTTATCGCGCGTGGAATTGTATTTATATCCAACATCAATAATAACAAGGGCAATGAGCCAGGCTTTGGCTCAACTTGGGATTATTACAAAGAAAAATAA
- a CDS encoding phage tail spike protein — protein MKPILYESSEKQFTTNGIGTLADAISCTVVEERNGSYELEMEYPLGGVHYDEIRNNRIILAMPSDGQKTQPFRIFKITRPIGGVVKIYAVHLSYDLSGIPVAPFSANDCPSALNGLKSNSMIANPFEVWTDISGSGKYRQNSPASFRSRLAGTDGSILDSFGKGAELEFDRLTVKVHQNRGRDNGVTIRYGKNLTDLKQQESIENVRTGVIAYWYKEENNTQDVIVGEIQYLENHADYPKENIHVLDCSADFEKKPDKQQLNTRAKQYIKANNIGVPKVSIDVSFIQLWQTEEYKNIVSLERVSLCDTVHVIFDKLGVNAVAKVIKTEFDVLNERYIKITLGEVRRSFGEAIREATKSTIQPLVKSMVNIAVSNATANISGFSGYVTKVTDANGNWSELVISDNADYQQARNVWRWSQGGLGFSSNGYAGPYTTAITADGHINGAMITAGTINANTVNVGNKVLTETLTELADRHTAADGRMRELASRIEQNTDNIVLSVTRQEYEGYKAFMRAMLDENGLHVGGEGEETQTSINGRGVKVVDTNGKVLAQFDKLNNILAYLAVREFLSVGSHRLEAKLDEIEITEFANGNIKTGQVDCTYMYWIGDVD, from the coding sequence ATGAAACCGATTTTGTATGAGTCTTCAGAAAAACAATTTACGACAAATGGCATTGGCACACTTGCTGATGCCATTTCTTGTACTGTTGTCGAAGAAAGAAATGGTTCCTATGAACTAGAGATGGAGTATCCTCTTGGTGGCGTTCATTATGATGAAATTAGAAACAATCGAATTATTTTAGCGATGCCAAGTGATGGCCAAAAAACACAGCCTTTTAGAATTTTTAAAATCACTCGCCCAATTGGCGGAGTTGTAAAAATTTATGCTGTGCATCTAAGCTATGATTTATCTGGAATCCCTGTAGCTCCATTTAGTGCAAATGATTGTCCATCTGCTTTGAATGGACTGAAATCTAATTCGATGATTGCTAATCCTTTTGAAGTATGGACAGATATTTCCGGAAGTGGGAAATATAGGCAAAATAGTCCTGCTTCATTTAGAAGTCGTTTAGCAGGAACTGATGGTTCTATTCTTGATTCCTTTGGGAAAGGTGCAGAACTTGAGTTTGATAGATTAACTGTTAAAGTTCATCAAAACCGAGGAAGAGATAATGGGGTTACGATTCGATATGGGAAGAATTTGACAGATTTAAAGCAACAAGAATCAATTGAGAATGTAAGAACTGGCGTGATTGCTTACTGGTACAAAGAAGAAAACAATACACAAGATGTAATTGTTGGTGAGATTCAATACCTAGAAAATCATGCTGACTATCCAAAGGAAAATATCCACGTTTTAGATTGCTCTGCAGACTTCGAAAAGAAGCCTGATAAGCAGCAACTAAATACACGTGCAAAGCAATATATTAAGGCGAACAATATTGGAGTTCCGAAGGTATCAATTGATGTATCGTTTATCCAGTTATGGCAAACAGAGGAATACAAAAACATAGTCTCACTTGAAAGAGTAAGTCTATGCGATACCGTCCATGTTATATTTGACAAACTAGGTGTAAATGCTGTTGCGAAAGTGATTAAAACAGAATTCGACGTTTTAAATGAGCGCTATATAAAGATTACACTTGGTGAAGTAAGACGTTCATTTGGAGAAGCAATCAGAGAAGCTACCAAATCAACGATTCAACCACTTGTGAAATCAATGGTCAATATCGCAGTTAGTAACGCTACTGCTAACATTAGTGGATTTAGTGGGTATGTCACAAAAGTAACTGATGCAAACGGCAATTGGTCAGAGTTGGTTATCTCTGATAACGCAGACTATCAACAAGCAAGAAATGTATGGCGTTGGTCACAAGGTGGGCTAGGCTTTAGCTCTAACGGATATGCAGGACCATATACCACTGCGATAACTGCGGATGGACATATCAACGGAGCAATGATTACTGCAGGAACAATCAATGCTAATACTGTTAATGTTGGCAATAAAGTGCTGACTGAAACGCTGACAGAATTGGCAGACCGTCATACAGCAGCAGATGGACGCATGCGAGAATTGGCATCACGTATCGAGCAGAACACGGATAACATCGTTCTTAGTGTTACCCGCCAAGAGTACGAAGGCTATAAGGCGTTCATGCGAGCAATGCTTGACGAAAATGGTCTGCATGTTGGTGGAGAAGGCGAAGAAACACAAACAAGTATTAATGGACGTGGTGTAAAAGTAGTAGACACTAATGGAAAGGTGCTTGCGCAGTTCGATAAGCTGAACAATATTCTTGCATACTTGGCAGTTAGAGAATTTCTGAGTGTTGGATCTCATCGATTAGAAGCGAAACTTGATGAAATTGAAATCACAGAATTTGCAAACGGTAATATTAAAACCGGACAAGTTGATTGTACGTATATGTACTGGATTGGAGATGTTGATTAA
- a CDS encoding phage tail protein, producing the protein MSNLGSAFVQIVPSAEGITGSIANVLGAEADSAGKATGSRLVDTIKGVIVAAGIGKALMASINEGAALQQSLGGIETLYKGSADRMKQYANDAFVTTGLSANAYMENVTGFSASLLSSLKGDTEAAAEAANTAMIDMADNSNKMGTSMESIQMAYQGFAKQNYTMLDNLKLGYGGTKTEMERLLKDAQKITGVKYDINNLADVYSAIHVIQSELDITGTTAKEASTTFTGSFAAMKAAALNVIGGLSLGQDITPALEGLASTVATFLFGNFIPMLTNVLTGLPSMIVTFLKTAGPIFIENGAKLVTNLIEGITTGYPEFIAGFAELLENIPPVIESNFPALIENGVALISNFANGIIQKIPDLLNDFNYILIDIFAIITDYLPIMLEGGADILLNILQGLVDNLPQLVEGFNTLIDSTVMFLKDNLPKFLEKGVEIILKLANGILKNLPTILGAIGSIIGHLIKAIVENLPQLLALGFELIGKLAKGFLEALPNVLSAMASLVSSIWDSVSGIDLWSAGSAIINGFLGGLKSAFEGVKNFVGGIASWIANHKGPLSYDRRLLIPAGNAIMQGLNSGLKTSFKDVKSTVSDMGGSISEMMNGSLGNSIQSDFLMNARVNGNQLGAIASQNNMGAQLGGVTININGYNRDEKELAERIKDELLNEERRKEMAFNG; encoded by the coding sequence ATGAGTAATTTAGGCTCTGCGTTTGTGCAGATTGTACCTTCTGCGGAAGGTATTACGGGTTCGATTGCAAATGTGCTAGGTGCTGAAGCAGATAGCGCTGGTAAGGCTACTGGATCGAGACTAGTCGATACAATTAAAGGGGTTATTGTTGCGGCTGGAATTGGTAAAGCCTTGATGGCATCTATCAATGAAGGCGCTGCTCTTCAACAATCTTTAGGTGGAATTGAAACTCTTTATAAAGGTTCTGCCGATAGGATGAAGCAATATGCGAACGATGCTTTCGTAACTACTGGATTAAGCGCAAATGCATATATGGAAAATGTGACTGGCTTTAGTGCCAGTTTACTATCGTCATTAAAGGGCGATACAGAAGCAGCTGCTGAAGCTGCTAATACAGCAATGATTGATATGGCTGATAACTCTAATAAAATGGGTACATCGATGGAATCTATCCAGATGGCTTATCAAGGATTTGCGAAACAAAACTACACCATGTTGGATAACCTGAAACTTGGATATGGTGGTACAAAGACTGAGATGGAGCGTCTATTAAAAGATGCTCAGAAAATAACTGGGGTTAAGTATGACATCAACAACCTAGCAGATGTATATTCTGCAATTCACGTTATTCAAAGTGAACTGGACATTACAGGAACTACTGCTAAAGAAGCAAGTACAACATTTACTGGATCATTTGCTGCGATGAAGGCTGCAGCACTTAATGTTATTGGTGGTCTATCGCTAGGGCAGGATATTACACCAGCTTTAGAAGGACTTGCATCAACTGTTGCTACTTTCTTGTTTGGTAATTTTATACCGATGTTAACTAATGTCCTTACTGGATTGCCATCAATGATTGTAACTTTCTTGAAGACGGCAGGACCGATTTTCATTGAGAACGGAGCAAAGTTAGTTACTAATTTAATCGAAGGAATAACGACTGGATATCCTGAGTTTATTGCTGGCTTTGCAGAACTTTTAGAAAATATACCTCCAGTTATAGAATCGAACTTTCCAGCACTTATTGAAAATGGCGTTGCATTAATTTCTAACTTTGCGAATGGAATTATTCAAAAGATTCCAGATTTATTAAATGATTTTAACTACATTCTGATTGATATCTTTGCAATCATTACTGACTATCTGCCAATCATGTTAGAAGGTGGTGCAGATATTCTTCTGAACATCTTACAGGGGCTTGTCGATAATCTTCCACAATTAGTGGAAGGATTTAATACATTAATTGACTCAACTGTAATGTTTTTAAAAGATAACTTACCTAAGTTCTTGGAAAAGGGTGTTGAAATCATCTTGAAATTAGCAAACGGTATTTTGAAAAATCTACCTACTATATTAGGAGCGATTGGTTCTATTATTGGGCATTTGATAAAAGCGATTGTAGAGAATCTTCCACAATTATTAGCGCTAGGTTTTGAGTTAATAGGGAAGTTAGCAAAAGGTTTTCTTGAAGCACTACCAAATGTTTTATCTGCAATGGCTTCATTAGTTTCAAGTATATGGGATTCTGTAAGTGGTATTGATTTATGGTCTGCTGGTTCTGCAATTATTAATGGTTTCTTAGGTGGTTTGAAGTCTGCCTTTGAAGGTGTGAAGAACTTTGTTGGCGGAATTGCATCATGGATTGCTAACCATAAAGGACCGCTTAGCTATGATAGAAGATTGTTGATACCTGCAGGTAACGCAATTATGCAAGGACTTAACAGTGGATTGAAAACGTCTTTTAAAGATGTTAAATCAACAGTTAGCGATATGGGTGGAAGTATTTCTGAAATGATGAATGGTTCATTAGGAAATAGTATTCAGTCAGATTTTTTAATGAATGCAAGAGTTAATGGAAATCAATTGGGTGCTATTGCTAGTCAGAATAACATGGGTGCTCAACTTGGTGGTGTAACGATCAATATTAATGGCTATAACAGAGATGAAAAGGAATTGGCAGAACGAATTAAAGATGAACTTCTAAATGAAGAACGTAGAAAGGAGATGGCTTTCAATGGCTGA
- a CDS encoding DUF5361 domain-containing protein, whose product MLLSDSNVQVDKLMMAMMIDRLSLLWWAKTKDGSKGVNPPSMLVDKLMGTKNDEVNRFSSIEEFKSEWNRIAGGETNE is encoded by the coding sequence ATGTTGCTTTCGGATTCGAATGTACAAGTGGATAAGTTAATGATGGCAATGATGATAGATAGATTGTCGTTACTATGGTGGGCCAAAACCAAAGATGGTTCAAAAGGTGTCAATCCACCAAGCATGCTAGTAGATAAATTGATGGGGACTAAGAATGATGAAGTTAATAGATTCTCGTCTATCGAAGAATTCAAATCTGAATGGAACAGAATAGCAGGAGGAGAAACGAATGAGTAA
- a CDS encoding phage major capsid protein codes for MAEGINTTTIKLPSSVSSDIIQKLQENSAVMRLARKIDLPGNGVTIPVITGDPEAAWVAETDKKKVSKPGLGTKLMSAYTLAVIVPFSNQFKRNAEALYEALVDRLPLALAQKFDYTVFGGVAAPGENFDTLATATAQDLKTDVYKGLVAADADIAIHGGITNGFVVSPQMKSELLLAVDANKRPLFVNSAADGAVPMLLSVPTVSSKGAFVDGTPKTLGFAGDWTQAVYGTVEGVQISISDQATLTDGSTTINLWQQNMFAVRAEIEIGFRCDKSVFNKLTKSA; via the coding sequence ATGGCAGAAGGAATCAACACAACAACAATCAAATTACCATCTTCAGTTTCATCTGATATTATTCAAAAACTACAAGAAAATTCAGCAGTAATGCGTTTAGCACGCAAAATTGACTTGCCAGGGAATGGCGTAACTATTCCTGTAATTACTGGTGATCCAGAAGCTGCATGGGTAGCAGAAACAGATAAGAAGAAAGTATCAAAGCCTGGATTAGGAACAAAGTTAATGAGTGCATATACATTAGCTGTAATTGTACCATTCTCAAATCAATTTAAGCGCAATGCTGAGGCCTTATATGAAGCGTTAGTAGACCGTTTACCATTAGCGTTAGCACAGAAGTTTGATTACACAGTTTTTGGCGGTGTTGCTGCGCCTGGTGAAAACTTTGACACATTAGCAACTGCAACAGCACAAGATTTAAAGACAGATGTATATAAGGGCTTAGTTGCTGCAGATGCTGATATTGCTATCCACGGTGGAATTACAAACGGATTTGTAGTATCTCCACAAATGAAGAGTGAATTATTACTCGCTGTAGATGCTAATAAGCGTCCATTATTTGTTAACTCTGCTGCTGATGGTGCTGTACCAATGTTATTGAGTGTTCCAACAGTTTCATCTAAAGGTGCATTTGTAGATGGTACTCCAAAGACATTAGGCTTTGCTGGAGACTGGACGCAAGCTGTATATGGAACAGTAGAGGGTGTTCAGATTAGCATCTCTGATCAAGCAACATTGACAGATGGTAGTACAACAATCAATCTATGGCAGCAGAATATGTTTGCTGTACGTGCAGAAATCGAAATTGGTTTCCGTTGCGACAAGTCCGTATTCAATAAGTTGACAAAGAGTGCGTAA
- a CDS encoding ISNCY family transposase — MKKIILTPMEENKYNIIKELVDHSGNKRRAALKLNCSIRTINRLITRYKSEGKSSFSHGNRGRLPSNTFSLETKNKIIELYLNEYLDANITHFSEIVQMDLGISISDTTIRNWLSEHDVLSPKAHRKTKKQLKERLTKRLDQTTSTKARNAINEQIESIEDDTPHSRRSRSKYMGEMIQMDASSYEWIPGEIWHLHLAVDDATGTAVGAHFDIQETLRGYYNVFHQILVDYGIPALFYTDKRTVFEYRKKTKAFDDEDTFTQFSYACHNLGVEIKTTSIAQAKGRIERLNQTFQSRLPVELRRARITCMADANKFLKSYLKEFNARFALHLNSTNSVFEVQPDIETINQTLAIISSRIVDQGNCIKFKNKYWMAYDKEHNRIPLRPKMEVLVIESFDQKIFVNAMDTLYILEEVQVFEENSGEFDNIIETPEKKKVYIPPISHPWRKYSYQLFTKKQNYYSSANVR; from the coding sequence ATGAAAAAGATTATATTAACCCCTATGGAAGAAAACAAATACAACATTATTAAAGAACTGGTTGATCATTCTGGCAATAAACGCCGTGCGGCATTAAAACTAAATTGTTCTATTCGTACTATCAACCGCCTGATTACACGTTATAAGTCTGAAGGCAAATCCTCATTTTCACATGGTAATCGTGGACGATTACCATCAAACACATTCTCACTGGAAACAAAAAACAAAATCATTGAACTCTATCTTAACGAGTATCTTGATGCCAACATCACTCATTTCAGTGAAATCGTCCAGATGGACCTCGGCATCTCCATCAGTGACACCACTATTAGAAACTGGTTATCAGAACACGATGTCTTGTCCCCAAAGGCCCATCGAAAAACCAAGAAACAATTAAAGGAACGTTTGACAAAACGATTAGACCAAACAACATCTACAAAGGCCAGAAACGCAATCAATGAACAAATCGAATCAATTGAAGATGATACGCCTCATTCACGAAGATCTAGATCCAAATATATGGGAGAGATGATTCAAATGGACGCTTCAAGCTACGAATGGATTCCTGGCGAGATATGGCATCTACACCTAGCTGTAGATGATGCGACCGGTACTGCTGTGGGAGCCCACTTTGATATACAGGAGACCCTACGTGGCTATTACAACGTTTTCCATCAGATACTAGTCGACTATGGCATACCCGCTCTATTCTATACGGATAAACGAACCGTATTTGAATACAGAAAGAAAACCAAGGCCTTCGACGACGAGGATACCTTCACACAGTTCTCCTACGCCTGCCATAACCTTGGTGTCGAAATCAAAACAACGAGCATCGCACAAGCCAAAGGACGCATCGAACGTCTCAACCAGACTTTCCAATCACGTTTGCCAGTTGAACTTAGACGTGCTCGTATTACTTGTATGGCGGACGCGAATAAGTTCCTAAAATCCTACCTAAAGGAATTCAATGCAAGGTTCGCCCTACACTTGAATAGTACCAATTCTGTATTTGAAGTACAACCAGATATAGAAACAATCAATCAAACATTGGCAATCATTTCATCGAGAATAGTCGATCAAGGCAACTGTATCAAGTTCAAAAACAAGTATTGGATGGCCTATGACAAGGAACACAATAGAATTCCACTAAGACCTAAGATGGAGGTATTGGTTATTGAATCATTTGATCAAAAGATCTTTGTCAATGCGATGGATACACTATACATCTTAGAAGAAGTACAAGTGTTTGAAGAAAATTCGGGTGAGTTCGATAATATCATTGAAACTCCTGAGAAAAAGAAAGTATATATTCCGCCGATATCTCACCCTTGGAGGAAGTATTCATATCAATTATTTACAAAAAAGCAGAACTATTATAGCTCCGCTAATGTTCGTTAA